ttgcatctttttctggtcttttttgATTCTTTGCTGTCAATTTGCATTTATCGTGtccatttttcatctcttttatgTCTTTCATCTTGAATCCTGATGACTTCTTGATCCAAAACATTGGATTTACAaccaaaaacctgcaaaaacctACATAGCaacgttagcatgctaacacagtGAAATGATGTTGATCTGAAGGTGGATGTTCATCAATGAAGAGATGACACAGGTAGATCAAATTAAGAGTACATTTAATACGGACGAGCTCGTGATTCAAGCATCATGCGGTGAATGAACGAAGAGAGTTACAATGACTAGATCTTTATAGGTTACAACATCTGGCATACATTAGGATACATTGcgtgagaagaagaaagagagaaagagggagccagGAGGTCCCTAGTCCCTTTAGGTTAACCCACAGGTCAACCTGTGATGAATGATGGCTAAAGTAAACGTTTCAACATATGGTTTCATTCTGTTTAACATTCTTGagctaaagaaaatatatagaaaGCACGTATCCCAGAAAAAACACATACTATCACACAGTGACCTAAGATGATAAACTTGGCGAACATTATTcctgctaatgttagcatttagctcaaacaGCAGGAGTCTCCAtttgtttgagtgtttttgcaGATAAATTCAGATTCCACCAGTGGAATCACACAGAAACCTGCTTTGTTTCAGCTTCTCTTGTgtgaaaataaaccagaaaaaccCCATCAGCTGTTGGTCCGTCTGAATGAACCTCCTGGGAGGCAGCTGACGGTGGTGACGGAGCGGTTTGGATGTAAATGCCCTCCGCCTCACAGAGTCCTCATTCAGACCTACATAAATGCATCGATAATAACTTTCTGTCTCAAGGACAGATGGCCGCGACATCAGCGATTTCCAGCGATAGGACGGAGCAACGTCCGTGTAGAGCGGCTCCTGCTCCGGTTTAATCTTGGCAGCCGGCGACGTTACGCAACGAAGCCTCGTCTTGATCCAGCAGATCTAATCAAGCTGCTCCCTGGACCGGCTTATCTGGACGTACAGTATCATCAGAGTCATCGGCGTCGCAGCACTTTGGCCGCCCTCGGACTTGAAATGTATTCATGAAGGCCTTTTAACGGGCTCATTAAGGGGTGAATTCAGTGGTCGATGCGAGTCTTTCATCAGCAGCGTTTTCTTCGGAGGTTCAAGGACGGAAGCTTCACCGTGTTGGACCTCCGAGGCCGAGGCTGCCTGGAGGTCAACGACCTGCAGGGGTCGAGTTCTCGAAGTTATCTAACGTTAGCTGCAAGTTCTGACACGgttggaaagaaagaaacattaaTTTGATGTTCAACAAATactttaataatatttattgaCTGAAATAATGTTCATGCAAGTTCTGACAAGGTTTTCAAGAAAGATAAATGTGTTGACAATCTCATGCAGTTGTAAGCAGAAGATATTctacactgtttaaaaaatatatagaaataaaaatctgtataaaaactgtgaaaatctgtctGCCAGGCAAAATATGAAGGCTattaattttactgattttttttccagatatttaatttggaaaaaaaacacaacaaaacatttttttaaacagatatttgctattttttccaataaaaaattgcatatttattttgcagatatttactattatttgaaaaccacaaaatatatatatttaaaattgatgaaaaatttgacatttttaacaattattttacagatttttttaaacaatttttttgattatttgaaagaaaaatagctATAGTTAAAgggtttttttgcacatttttaacaattattttgcagattttttttaacagatatttattagttttagaaATTTAAATATGCATATTTAGGCTTGAAAAATTgcttatttttaacaaatatcttacagatttttttcttattacaattactattttttgaaagaaaaacttgcatattTAAGATTGGAAAATTGCTtaatttaaacaattattttgaagatatttgcTATTCtttgaaggaaaaaatatatatatttaagattgaaaattgcacattttaaaaaatattttacagttttgtaaaaactgttgtttgtttgtttgtttgtttgtttgttttttacagattttgcaattatttgaaagaaaaattgttacatttaaaattgaaattttgcacattttgaacaattattttatgtatttttgcagatatttactatttttgaaagaaaaaattcatattaaagaatgaaaaattgcacatttttaaaaaacatatattttacagattttaaaaatatttaccttTATTGCAAAGAGAAAATGGCATATTTAAGACTGAAAAATTCTACATTATAACAGTAACTTAACTGattttttaactgaaatttactattatttgaaagaaaataatgtaTATTGAAAACCGATAAATCTTACTTTTTTGTAcaattactgtaattttatgtggaattttttttaaagttacagttttgtttaatattttaatacggccagcatgtaaattattatttatttctatgtttATATGTAATTTTTCTCTGACATAACAACAAATATCTATGGAAGTACAATAGTTAATgacttaaaatacaaaaactggtttaaaaaatagtttaaaaatattgtaattttataaatattCCTAGAAAagtatgcatttttaaaaaaaatatttttatatttttttttaatgtttaaatgaatatttatgtCTGTGATGtgataaaagttttaaaatatacatataataaaAGGAGAGAATTTACTGAAACAATCTCAGGTGAAAACTGGAGCAGAGAACTAGAGCTGCAGGTGATTAAAGaggttttattaaataaatatgactTCATGACACATTTAAATCATCTGTGTCAAAGCCTTCAGGAATCCAAAGATATAAAAAGATAACATAATTAAGccacaatcaatcaatcaatcaaacaatcaaagtttatttatgtaatCTTTTACAGCAGCCCAAAGTGTGACCAAAgggcttcacagtgaaaaacaagataataatttaaaaacagcaataacTTCAAACCTagacagtaataataatatttcttaataatataataaaaaatatgaaaaaatataataaaaataagacaaatataacaaaaatataacaaaaatataatgaaaatatagcaaaaacataataaaaatataataaaaaatgtcacaaaaaacaatagaaatataattttaaaaatggaaaaaatataacaaaatataataaaagtgtaacaaaaattaaacaaaaataaaaacttcataaaaaatataataaagtaatattttattattttttggttatATTATacacaaaagcataaaaagcataataacaatataacaaaatataataaaatataaacaaatataaaataaaaatgtaataaaaatgcaacaaaaatgtaacaaaaatataataagaaTATAGTCACAACTAATatacatataataaaaatataattaaaaattttaaaaaaatataacaaagacaaaaatatagtaaaaacgTAATAAAATGTTGATCCATATGtggaatttttcattttttgtgttattttcttccatttttttctgatttttaatgaagtgTCTGctgtttttgcctcttttttgtgtCGTTCTATTGCATGAATCctgttattttttcaagttttactGATGAATAACCCCTGACCTGGAGTTAAACTCTAACCTTCATGCGTCTCTCACTTCCTGCTCTCCTTGAACACCTGAACAGGTGAGTTTGTCTTTTATTGGGGGCAATAATAAGAGAAGAGGAAGCTTTTAAAGCCGACCGTCCTGCAGGCAGCGGCACAGCAGAAGGAACCCGTcgaggtaaaaaaaaaccactcaTTTTTACTGATTCTGACtcgttttttttaatctcattttaatCTCTGGGGGTGAAATTAATAAACATATctgaaatattccagttaaaaCGAgttatttgtgatattttttaaccaaaaacacGTCCAGGAATCATTTCTCAAGGGAACAGCTGATTATTTTACACTAAGACGTTGTTTTCTGTAGTATTtaagtcattattattattatttaactgtgtgtgttttggaacaaaactgtgaaaataataaattaataatcaCTAAAATACGTACaaattatctgtaaaaaaaacatcaaaatacacataaataggAAGAAAACTGGAGATTTGTGGCTAATTGATTGAGAAGAAAAATCATTTTGAGTAAACAGCTTTTAAATTatgagaaatattttaaatctaCAGATGCAAATAATTCAAgtgcagaaaaataaactctTATATGTGCATTTTAATGATTTCTATATAAATgtctatattaaaaatataataaaatctcCAGATTGATCAATATATTTAAGAAGAAGATGattatttgtattcattttgcatctttttaattgttttacatttatttatggtCTTTTCATGTGAtttcatgtttgtctttttttgtgtgactttgcagctgttttgcatctgttaagGCtcgttttgcatcattttcctcttttcctctttcctcttttctctttctgggCTTTTATGTGACTTTGCAGGTACTATATGTCTATTTctattcattttgtgtgtctttttcattggtttgcatctatttttgatgtttttgtagctgttttgtatctatttatgtttattttgcattttttttttattctctttgttgccattttgtgggttttttgtacTAGTTTGACTGTTTTCCCGGTGAGAAACACTAAGCCTCTCTCCAACCAGAAGCTCTAATCCCtccctgtgttgttgtttttctgttttcagatgaGGCGTTGTGTTGCTgtcgtcctgctgctgctgcagctgtgcagCCCGACGCTGCAGTCCGACTCGCTGCTCTACCGGCTGCAGGACGACCAGGAGAAGCCCAGCAGTGAGTCTCAGCATCATACCGTCCATTTACTGCAGAAATATGCTGATAACCAACTTAGAGAAGCATTTTCTGCTCTTTAAAATCACCAACAACTGAAATTATGAACAATATgtccacagcagcagcctgcAAGTCAGTGTTTAATCctgattttacaaaatattaaaccCGATCTCGcaaaatatttactgttttatgtggTATTTGGTCATTAATGAACTTAAATATAATTCTGAGATACTTTTAGttaagtatttccattttatgtcgTCTTATGGTTCAAGTCAAcgacatttcagagggaaatattacaatttcacctccactacatttatctgacagattTTTTAAGATGAAATTACTAAATactaaatgctaaataaatactcacattttgtgtcttgttttggtagttttttgtttttctcatttttttgtcatttttttgtctcgtttcgtCATTCTGTggcttgttttcttcattttttgtcttgcttttgtaatttttttgtctcttcattttttgtcttgttttttcattttttggtgattttttgtcattttgtgtctcatttttgtctttttttgtctcattttttaaaattttatgtcttgtttttgttgtttcttgtctcctttccgtaattttttgtcttgttttggtcattttatctcgtttttgtcattttgtgtcttgtctttgttgatttttctcatttttgttagttttttgtcttgttcaggtcacttttttcttatttttgtcttgtttttgtgattttgtgcctcgtttttgtcattttttgtgctgttttggtcgttttatgtcttatttttgtcattttgtgtcttgttttgccatttttgtctcatttttgtcttttatttgttgttttttgtcttttttgtgtgtcactttttgtcttgtcttggtcacctcttgtcttgtttttgtcattttttcatgtttttgctttattgtgtcttgtttgtaactgtggaaacactgcctgcagttaatCCAAGAAGTTTTTGAATTTCTGTCACCTCACACCCAACTGTGTCATGGTTTCTTAGTTGCACCGACCAGCGcagaatatttagtttgtttgggttttttttttttttttttttttttaacaagatctGCTTCATGTAAATGATTTATTCTGGGCAAAATTTTAagatatgtagaataaagagattttaacaaaataaatcatgttttagctttaatttaGTTACATTTCCCAAAAGAACCATATATCACATATGATTAGCTCAagaataattagatttttacagtTCATGGCTGATAAAgtgtcattttggcagtttATAAAAAGATTACATGTTTTTGAAGTCTACTGATAGGAGTTCAAAGATTACTGAAATTACATTCTTCCTAAATGTCTCACAACAGGCTAAACCCCAAACTGCTGTTGGTATCTTTCTGTTTTGTAGGACATTAAATACTGAATAAAAattagcaattttttttacattttctggctgataaattgtgtcatttggacagttttttgaAGATAATTTGCTGTTTAAATCCACTGGTTGGTTTGGGGCTCAGAAGTTTCATGATTGTTAAAACGTTTTGAACCAAACCTACAGTCGGTATCTTTCTGTTTTGTCGGACAGAACCGTGGCTCAACCCTGTGCTGGAAGACGTCGTCCCGTCCAGGGAAGTCACCAACCCTCGTAAAGTTGTGGAGACCCCAGAACAGGACATTACCTCCCACTCCTTCCCCATGTTCGACGAGTATGTCAACCTAAAGTGGGTGACCTGGGACGGTTCCCTCCCCAACGGCGCCGTCGCCATCTTTAATGGCTACACCGAACGCAACGACTACGTCTGCAAAGTCAACTGTGAGGCCGGTTTCTACACCCCCAGCAAGGGGAACTTCTGCCAGTATCCCTACGCCGACAACGAGTACGCCTCCTCCAAGTTCGAGGTTCTGGTCAACGTCGACCGCtttgagttcctgcagtgggtTGAAGATTCGTACGGCTCCGTCCCTCAGTACTCCATCAAAACCTGCCCCGACAGGGACATCTACGTGGGCAAGAACAAGTACGGACTCGGCAAGGTGGTGACCCAACACGAGGCCTTCTTCCTGCCCTGGGAGGGTGATGAGTACTGGTACAAGAGCTACCAGGTCCTGGCCATCAACCGGGACAGCTACAGCCAGCACATCTCCCATGTGGAGTACGCCATCGACCAGATGGAGCTGTTCCACCAGCCGCCGGAGGCCCTGAAGATCGCCAAGGTCACCAACCTGGAGTGTCGGGACGTGGTGAAGACGGTGATGCTGGAGAAGACCACCCGGACAGAGAAGACCTGGGACATTGGCAGGGAGACCCGCAACGGCTCCGTGTCCACCATGTCGGCCAAAGTTCCCATCCTTGGCCCGGGCAACGTGGACTTCACCAAGGAGCAGAAGGTGACCTTCTCGGAGGGAACCACCATGGTGGAGTCCATCAGCCACTCGGTGTCGGTGGAGCTGGTGGTGCCGCCGAACCACTCGTGTGCGGTGAGGATGGACGGCCGGAAGATGAAGGCCGACATTCCGTTCACGGGCAGGCTGAGCCGGACAAACTACAACGGGGACACCCACTGGACCTACATCACCGGAACCTATGACGGCGTGAACGTTGGCGAGATCACGGCGGTGGTGGAAAGATGTCAGCCGGTGACCGACGCGGTTCCCTGTTCACCTGAACAACAATAAACACCCGTCTGTTCAAGTCAAAGCGCAGAAAGATGAGACTAACTctgtttttcaaataaaaatcaattaaaaaaatccaaaagaatctgttgttgttgtcttttaactgtaatatttagtCCCAACATGATGCTTGAAAGTAATTTTAAGGTGTAAACAACTTAAGTAGCGATATACTTTACTTCTATACAGTAGAGTAACAGGAagtaactaaatacatttatttaagaactttacttgagtaattccattttctgctactttataTTTCTACTCCACAACAATTTAGAGacaaattttctatttttgaaataaaacacaataaaaattttCAAGAAGAAAGTTTTTTCGGCCTCCTAACTTTAACATTTTAGGCCCAGCATGACGCTTAATAAAACCTACCGGTACATTATATTTCCTCCTACTGGGTGCAGTTATCGGTCTCCCACACAGGAGGCGCTGCAGCCCGCGGAGCTAAAGCTGTTGTCTTGTTAGCACTCGTTGACTTCCGGGCTAAAAACATGGAAGGAGGACGAGCTAATGTCACCTAATACGATAAAAAACTaggaatgtttctttaaaataatatttttttttctaacttgcCCGCTGTTATACGTTAGTAGAGGTTGTATCGGAATATTTTGTAGCTTTTCTTAACTGTCTGTCGCTGTGTTGAGTTAGACGGCGAGCTAAAGCAAGCTAACTGCTAGCATCTCAAAACAAATGTTGCTTTAGCTCGATACAATTCctgtaaaaatgtctaaaatctgACTTATTTTCAACAGCAATTGGTTAATTTTACGAGCCGAATGAACAAAGAGACTAGTTTAGGTAAATTCTGTCACTCTTTGTCGCACTTTTTCAAGAAGTTCTTGAACTTTGCCACTATGCGACGACTTTTGACGAGAGTTATAAACAGAGTTTTGCTATATGAACCGTTCAAACCAACGATGGGCATCGAGGCGGAAATACACACAGAAGGCCGCCGGAAAATGGTAAGTGTGAAACCTCACAGCATCTGCACGTAGTCTACTACACTTTTACTTCATGTATAGTTGTGAATAATTTACCACTACACGTTTACAAAGCCTCACTAATCACTGGTTATATTTCACCAGACTCCATTCAAACATCTGCTAATTTAGCGTTTTTTGTGGGTTTGGTGAAATAATCCATCCCATAATTTATATTTGAAGACATTTCCTGAGTCAGCAATAGCTGCTTTTTAATTCAGCATAACTGTCATTCAGTTAAGTAGTTTTTTGTAGGATACTGAAATAATCTGTACTGCTTCAGAGTAAATAGCTATATGGTTGTTGATGAGCAGTGCCAGATAAAATTGATAAATCCTGAAtgagtttgttctgttttctggtGCAATAAAACTGAGGGGTTGTAAGCTTCTATGTGTAATTTAGAAGGTTACAGTGTAAGTCTCCACTTTATCTCTGCTGCCCAGTGTGTCCTGTTTCgagtaaaaataaatggaagCTCAGTGTTTAAAGGCGGCacaatgtttgcagtgtgtCAGCAGCCATAGAGTCCAGTACAATGTACTCTATAGTATTTACCGAGCTGTTACTGCTGCCAGTGGATCAGTACAATCAGTGCAAGGCAGTGACTGTACGTGTGTTTAGAGCTGCTCATATAAAGCTGGCTTTTTACCAGTAGAAGTCatcactgttttgtgtgtttttacacttttactgcatgcaggcagttgtttttttttatgtgtgaaaCCTCTGTCAGTCttaataaatgctaaaaaagtGACTTAAATCACTGAAGTAGACAGTACCTGTACAGAATGCAGCAAATTCCACATCCAAGCTTCAATAAAATATGTggaaattgtaaaaatcagCATACAATGACTTATTTTTGGccacaaaacagctgcagactaaaacaaaaataaaataaaatgtctgcTATTTTAAATTAACTTTCAAAGGCATATATAGTTTAagatgtgttgtgttgtgttgcatgtgaaaataatattttaaactgagttttctagttaaaaaaaacaaacaaaaataaggcaAATATTTTCCTCAAGTCGGCTTCTTTGTGATActcagattttagttttttctttcattttaaaagtatgTAGTTTGAGTTTTAAGACACTCGGTATTTTCCTAAAAACAGGTGGTCAATGTTATATTTTAACTAATATTACTTATTTGTGCAAGACTTATTACTACAACTTTACAAAGCAACAATAGAAACTGTTTATATCCCACCAAACTCCCTGTAAAAATCggatattttagcatttttgtatgttttggcCAAAATATCCATCCCATAATTaacattttgacacatttttgaagTCAGTCGTAGCTGCTTTTTAATTCGGCATAACTGTCGTATTTAGTAGTACTATATGTAGTTTAATGAAGTAAACTGTACTGCTTTAGCGTACCTGCTCACATGGTTATTAATGAGTAGTGCTAGTTGAAATTTAGAGATTTTTTGAATGGAGTTTGACTTGTTTGAATTAAAGTAGTTTAGTGGCATTCTATTAGTTGTTGTAatcttttgtatttaattttttaaaacttttatgtACTTTCTCAGTTGACCTCAACTATTTTTAGGGGTGTATTGTTTGTGAACCACTACTGCAATTTCAAGAAGCCCCATAAATCAGTTTATATTCcaccaaactccattcaaaaatctttttttgtgagTTTGGTGAAAGTATCCATCccataataaacattttaacacatttttggaGTCCATCGTAGCTGCTTTTTAATGCGACATACTTCTCATAGTATTAAGTTCTTCTTTGTGCTGTATGATGAAGTAATCTGTACTGCTTTAGTGTAACTGCTTGTATGGTTGTTAATGAGCAGTACTAGTTGaaatttagagatttttttgaatggagtttggCTTGTTAGGATTAAAGTGGTTTAGTGAGATGTTATTGGGTGTTTTAAGCTTAcatatttaagtttttatttatgttcaatGTGTGTTCTCAGTCGATCTCTATTTTCAGTAGCAGATTAATTCACATTTGATGCTCTGGACGACAGTTTTCACTCTCAGTTTGGGTCTTTTCATATGATTtgtggttcagttttttttttttaaatgctaaacTAAACCAGCCTTTCCGTTTTATTAGCAGATAATTTTAACTTAAGCTGATATTTTAAATGCATCTGAAGATATTGTCTTCATTgtgaatgttattttttattccacatttgactaaataaatgaaataatggtCTGAAAGGAGCCCGGAGCTGTAATTCTGTCCCTGTGTTGGATCAGGTGGTGGGTCTGGGTAACCCGGGGATGGACGGTACCAGACACAGCGTCGGCATGGCGGTGCTCGGAGCGCTCGCTGCCCGGCTCGGCGTGGCGGACCGTTGGCGCGGCGACAAGTACGTGTCGGGTGAGGTCATCCTGTCCGAGGTCCAGCAGACCAACGTGGTGCTGCTTCGTCCCAGGATGCTGATGAACGTCAACGGGGTGTCGGTGGCCAAAGCAGGTGAGCTTCACTGTGTTTAGTTtgatgtttgtttatgtgtttttagtcTGCCTGGATACGAGTGATCCACCTTCCAGCCACTAATCtgctttaatttaattgtaaaaacagtaaaaagtttCTTATTTTAGGTGTGAAAgctttttttattgcttctgaATCCTTGTAGCTTTTGATTATTTCCAAGTGTACTGTTATTTATTAGATTGTTTCCAGCACCACAAGAAATAACAACTCCATTGCTATTTGTTAAACtgtacttacatttttattttgtagttttctacttgtgtttatctttttttttttttttttttttgtaaagcttAAACTTCTAAGACTTGAACGGGAGCAACTGTAATCAATTTCCCGTCAGGAATcagtaaagtatttctgatttacCCATCATCTGTACTTATAAAATCAGTATCACAGACTTTTAGAGTCCTCTACTAGACGAAGAAAAAGCATTACAACATTCTGAAATCAAACAATTAAACCTCAAATAGAATCTGTTCGGATAGAATAAACTGAGATTCCAAAGATGTggtgacatgaaaataaaaacacaaatacagttaATGTCACAGCTAATTGTGAGTTTCTCAGAGAAAAGTGCTGCTGAGAACCTGATGAGTTTGGATTTCAAAGAGTTCACggtcaaacaaaaacagaaaaaaaagagaaacggCAGAATGAAAACATCTGATCGTCTTCTTTCTGACTAACAAACCACTCAGTTTTAGCAGCATGTGGATGTAATGACAACTCTCGGCTGGACATATCACAATGTGGggtcaaaaaattaaaaatctgtacacaaaagaagcaaaaacctGTTTTAAATCTGGCCACCTTACCCGTCAAAGTCATCTccctgctcccagtgctcctgcaacacttgtaACGCTCCCTAGTAGCCCTACATGTCCAGCACCATCTGTAATAAGCACTAAATCTAATAAAACGTGCCAGATTTACATCAGTACTCTGCTCCTAGAGCTCCTGCATCACTAGTAACAGTTCTTAGTAGCGTTGTATGTCGAGCACCATCTTTTATAAGCACTGAATCTCCTAATTAGTGCCTCATTTACGTCAAAGTAGCCTCCTTGTGCGGTGATACTCTGCTCcaagtgctcctgc
Above is a genomic segment from Amphiprion ocellaris isolate individual 3 ecotype Okinawa chromosome 6, ASM2253959v1, whole genome shotgun sequence containing:
- the LOC111584981 gene encoding natterin-3-like → MRRCVAVVLLLLQLCSPTLQSDSLLYRLQDDQEKPSKPWLNPVLEDVVPSREVTNPRKVVETPEQDITSHSFPMFDEYVNLKWVTWDGSLPNGAVAIFNGYTERNDYVCKVNCEAGFYTPSKGNFCQYPYADNEYASSKFEVLVNVDRFEFLQWVEDSYGSVPQYSIKTCPDRDIYVGKNKYGLGKVVTQHEAFFLPWEGDEYWYKSYQVLAINRDSYSQHISHVEYAIDQMELFHQPPEALKIAKVTNLECRDVVKTVMLEKTTRTEKTWDIGRETRNGSVSTMSAKVPILGPGNVDFTKEQKVTFSEGTTMVESISHSVSVELVVPPNHSCAVRMDGRKMKADIPFTGRLSRTNYNGDTHWTYITGTYDGVNVGEITAVVERCQPVTDAVPCSPEQQ